The Gemmatimonadota bacterium genome contains the following window.
GGCGAAAGGACGGCGTTTTAGAGATGTGCGCAAGCGTGTGCGGCGTTTTGAGCGCGCCCACGCGTTCCGTTTTCGCGCTTTGACTGCGTGGGATGTGCCGGATTGTTTCGCGCTGTTGAAGTATTGGCGCCAGCGCCAGGGACGTCGGTATCCCTTTTTGCTGGACTGGGGATATACGCGGGTAGCGCTTGATCAGTTTCATTTTTGGCCAGAAGATGTGTTGTGGGGGTGGTGTGTGGAAGTGGCGGGGCGGATTGAGGCTTTTGCCCTGAGCGGAAAGATGCAGCCCGATTTGGCGCATTTTTTTGTTGCGAAGACCAATCCCGATTTGCCCGATTTATCGTATTTTTTGCGATGGCGAGTCTATGGCGCACTGTCTGATTATCGCCGCGTAAATGACGCTGGGGATTTGGGGTTATCGGGTTTGCGCCAGTTCAAGCAGAAATTTCGACCTGTGGATCAGTGGCGGGTTTTTTCAGCAGAACCCCTGTGAGGCATGTTATGAACAGGTTGATAATCGTTGCAATTTTGAGTCTGTGGATTTGTGGGTGCGAGACCACATCGCCCTCTTCTTATATTTATTACGAGGTGGTGCATTCCCCAGAGCAGGTCGCGGTGGGGGATTCTCTGTTGATAGAGACCCGAGATGGCGCAACATTTCAGGGGATTTTGTTGCGGATGGATGAAGAAGAGATTGTGGTGACCACAGAGACGCAGGGTAAGGTCCGGGTACTCTGGCGCGAGGTTCAAAAGGTGCAGCGCGTTATGAGGGCAAGGGCGCAGGAATGAGAAGGCGATCTACTTCATTGGGCCAGGTGTTGGCAACGCAAAGGCCGTATTCTTTTTTTCCACCTGTGGCAAGGGGACCTGTGAGGTGGGTATAGCGTCGGGTCGCTTTGAGGTTTTTGGGAATATAGTCGGTGTTCAAAAAGTGCAGGGCAAGGCCCGCGCGTTCTCTGTGTGTGGTGTTTGCAAGTGTGCGATGGGCTATGCCAAAGTTGAAGAAGACAGCACCCCCGGCTGGCAATTCAATGGGGATGGCTCGTTCTTCGGGTACTGTGCAGTGAATGTGATGGTCGCTGTTGGGATCCCGGTCGTGGGCGTAGATTTCGCGGTGGCTGTCGGGTACGATGTGCAGTGTGCCGTTGGCGATGTTGGCATCGTGAAGGGCAACCCACATGCCAACGCCTTTGGCGGGATCGGTGATTTTGAAATACGCATTGTCCTGGTGCCAGTCCGTGCCAATGCCCTGTTTGCCGGGTTTGAGAAAGATCTGGTCGAGGTAGAACACAAAGGGAGAGCCGATGAGTTGCCCGACAAGGGCGAGGACTTTGGAGTGAAAGTGCAGGGCGCGATAAAACGCGCTTTTGGGCGTGATGGGACAGATTTGCAGGTTGATTTGCGTTTGTGAATGGGTTTGCCCGTCTCCGTCGGTGGCGACATTGCGGAGGAGGCCTTCGCGTTTGAAGCGGTCGAGTTCAGCGCACATGGCGCGTATTTCCCGGCGGGTGAACATGTCGGGGACAATGGCGTAACCCTGGGTGCGGAAGAGGCTGAGTTGTTCTTGTGTTAGGGACATTATTTCTCCTGATATTCTATAGAAAGACTTTATAGCTTATATTGAGTGCTTTTCCGAGTTTTTTTGCTGTTTCCTTCCCAATAGGCCGTTTGCCATTTTCCATTTCCGAAATGTGTCGTTGCGGAATGCCAGTCAACTTGGATAATTCCCGCTGTGTCAATCCTTCCTTCCCCCTTGCACCCGATAGAGAAACACCGGGCAATTGCTCGTCGGTATAAGGAAAATACTCGCGCCATGGAACTGCATCAGATATATCTACAAAGCCCATGGACCCGAGTGTTTTGACGGCTTGCTTGCGCTTTTTTTTCGGACCAAGAAAACGTAGTTCGATGGTCTCTATTTCAGTACGGTGCTTTTTCGTGAGTACCTGCATACGTCACCTCTACTAATTTGATATTTTTGTCCTTCACTTCCCAAACAGAAACGTAAGTGGGTCTTCCCTTTTTAATATGACAATGGTGCCGATTTTTTCCAAGGGAGCTGTAGTTAGGCCAGTTCCCTCGGACGGGACCTGCTACTTCAATCTCTCTGATCAGGGCAAGAAGATTCTTTTGAACCCGTTTGGGTAAACGTCCGATTTGCCTTTGCGCCTTTCTGGCTATTGTTACGGTCCAGTCCATTTTTGAATATACTAAATAATAGTATCAAGTCAAGGGAGGGAATGGATGGAGCAGACAGACATTTTTTTTATTTTTTAAGCGGGTTCGATGTGGTGTTCGCCGAATGTGAGTTCACCGGCAAAGTGACAACTCGCCCGATGCCCCGGTTCGATTTCTATGAGCCGGGGTTCTTCTGTTTTGCATTTGTCCTGTGCATAGGGACAGCGCACGTGAAATTTGCATCCGGATGGGGCGTCGGCGGGGTCTGGTACGTCGCCTTCGAGGGGGATGCGCTCGCGGTGGTCGTCGGGGTCGGCGATGGGAACGGCGGATAGGAGGGCCGCGGTGTAGGGGTGAAGGGGATTCTGGTAGAGTTGCTCGGATGTGGTGATTTCAATGATTTGACCGAGGTACATTACGGCAACGCGGTCGGAGATGTGTTCGACGACGCTGAGGTCGTGGGCGATGAACAGGTAGGTGAGGTCGAAGGTTTCCTGGAGGTCTTCGAGGAGGTTGATGACCTGAGCCTGTACGGACACGTCGAGGGCGGAGACGGGTTCGTCGGCAATGACGAGTTTGGGGTTGAGTGCGAGGGCGCGGGCAATGCCGATGCGCTGGCGCTGTCCTCCTGAAAAGGCATGGGGATATCGCCGCAGGTGATCGGGGCGCAAGCCCACGCGGATGAACAGTTGCTCGACGCGGTTTTCGAGTTCAGATCCCGATGCGATCTGGTTGATGATGAGGGGTTCGGCCACGATGTCGAAGACGGTCATGCGCGGGTTGAGCGACGAGAAGGGGTCTTGGAAGATGTATTGCAGTTCTCTCCGCAGGTCACGCATGTGTTCTTTGCCGAGGTTGCGCAGATCGAGTTGCTGGCCGTTGTGATGGAAGATGATCTCGCCGTCGGTGGGTTCTATCAGGCGGATGATGGACCGCCCGGTTGTGGTCTTCCCGCAGCCCGATTCTCCGACCAGGCCGAGGGTTTCGCCCCGGTGCAGGGTGAGGTCTAAGCCATCTACTGCTTTGACATAGCCGACGACTTTTCGCCATAAGCCCTTTTTGATGGGAAAGTGGGTTTTGAGTCCAGTAACTTCGAGAAGGGGCTGATTGTTTTTCTCTGGCATGATGTCCGGTTCCGTTTGCGAGGCGATCAGTTTTCCAGCCAGCAACTGACGCGATGACCCGATTCG
Protein-coding sequences here:
- a CDS encoding helix-turn-helix transcriptional regulator, which encodes MQVLTKKHRTEIETIELRFLGPKKKRKQAVKTLGSMGFVDISDAVPWREYFPYTDEQLPGVSLSGARGKEGLTQRELSKLTGIPQRHISEMENGKRPIGKETAKKLGKALNISYKVFL
- a CDS encoding cytotoxic translational repressor of toxin-antitoxin stability system, which codes for MDWTVTIARKAQRQIGRLPKRVQKNLLALIREIEVAGPVRGNWPNYSSLGKNRHHCHIKKGRPTYVSVWEVKDKNIKLVEVTYAGTHEKAPY
- a CDS encoding dipeptide ABC transporter ATP-binding protein, whose product is MPEKNNQPLLEVTGLKTHFPIKKGLWRKVVGYVKAVDGLDLTLHRGETLGLVGESGCGKTTTGRSIIRLIEPTDGEIIFHHNGQQLDLRNLGKEHMRDLRRELQYIFQDPFSSLNPRMTVFDIVAEPLIINQIASGSELENRVEQLFIRVGLRPDHLRRYPHAFSGGQRQRIGIARALALNPKLVIADEPVSALDVSVQAQVINLLEDLQETFDLTYLFIAHDLSVVEHISDRVAVMYLGQIIEITTSEQLYQNPLHPYTAALLSAVPIADPDDHRERIPLEGDVPDPADAPSGCKFHVRCPYAQDKCKTEEPRLIEIEPGHRASCHFAGELTFGEHHIEPA
- a CDS encoding phytanoyl-CoA dioxygenase family protein, whose product is MSLTQEQLSLFRTQGYAIVPDMFTRREIRAMCAELDRFKREGLLRNVATDGDGQTHSQTQINLQICPITPKSAFYRALHFHSKVLALVGQLIGSPFVFYLDQIFLKPGKQGIGTDWHQDNAYFKITDPAKGVGMWVALHDANIANGTLHIVPDSHREIYAHDRDPNSDHHIHCTVPEERAIPIELPAGGAVFFNFGIAHRTLANTTHRERAGLALHFLNTDYIPKNLKATRRYTHLTGPLATGGKKEYGLCVANTWPNEVDRLLIPAPLPS
- a CDS encoding phosphatidylglycerol lysyltransferase domain-containing protein, yielding MIGHPIDPTHGEYLRDVFLRANKRAWCYFPPFLCAFSLAPNRIVCVDEIAGSTCLFVQRPEGVDLLLPPVPCDADTLKRVIDKIASHQDGRLPRILWLDACDARYVDVGRFALRDKDAEYVYDPSQIAAAKGRRFRDVRKRVRRFERAHAFRFRALTAWDVPDCFALLKYWRQRQGRRYPFLLDWGYTRVALDQFHFWPEDVLWGWCVEVAGRIEAFALSGKMQPDLAHFFVAKTNPDLPDLSYFLRWRVYGALSDYRRVNDAGDLGLSGLRQFKQKFRPVDQWRVFSAEPL